DNA sequence from the Manihot esculenta cultivar AM560-2 chromosome 11, M.esculenta_v8, whole genome shotgun sequence genome:
tatttatttataatatttttatgattttttaaaaaaattggtgaaattaatttttattttattatttataaatactaaacttATAAATTGACTcgagtaaaaaaaatatattaccctgattcaattttaaaatttcactatttatatcttattatatatcaattttaataattttaatagttccTTAATATATCAATTACTTACAAATAGTTCAATCAAACtcgtaattatttaaaattttaaatatttataaatttcatgCTAACTTataagcactaaattaagtcaAACACATCCTAGTCTCTCCAATTTTAgcaatttctaaaatttagatAGAAAGAGACTTTTTCATGTAGAAATCTTAAAACCAtttgatcaataaaaaaatattaacgcCCCCTAGCTTGTCTATATAATGATTCAGCAGCTGCTCGCCAACAGAATCTAAAGCAACGATTATAGCTACAAACCCGCCGGCCGCCACGTGCAAAATCCAAATGGCTCCTTCCGTCCCTTTCTGGCCACTTCCACTTCTTCTCTTCGTCCCATTACTTTTTATCTGGAAAAGAAAACTTCACGATAAGAGACGACGGAGCAAGAACCTGCCACCAGGCCCTCCAAGACTTCCATTCATAGGTAACTTGCATCAACTCGGAGCAATTCCTCATTACTCTCTATGGCAACTCTCCAAGAAATATGGTCCCGTGATGTTTCTCAAGCTTGGTCGTGTCCCATCAGTTGTCATCTCCTCTGCAGAAGCAGCCAAGGAAGTTTTGAAAACCCATGATCTTTACACTTGCAGTAGACCTTTCTCGGCTAGTACCCAGAAGCTGTCCTATAACTATCTTGATGTAGGCTTCAGTCCCTATGGAGATTACTGGAGGAAGATGAGAAAGATTTGTGTTCTTGAGCTcttcagtgcgaagagagtgcAGTCTTTTCAATTTGTGAGAGAAGAAGAGGTTGCTTCACTCATTGACTCCATCACCAAATCTGCTTCCACTGCAACTCCTGTTAATCTCAGTGAGAAGTGTATGGCTCTGACTGCAAATATAACTTGCAGAGCAGCTTTTGGGAGGAGTTTTCAAGAGAGAGGATTTGCGCATGAAAGATTCCATGAAGTGATCCGTGAAGGTATGGCGTTGCTTGGGTGTTTGTCTGCTGCTGAATTCTTCCCTTATGTGGGATGGATTGTTGACAAAATCACAAATCTCCATGGAAGGCTTGAAAGAACCTTTCAAGAATTGGATGGTTTCTATCGAAAGGTTATAGATGATCATGTTGAAAAGGGACGGGACGAGTCCGGACAGGAAGATATTGTTGATGTTTTGCTAGAGTTAGAGAGATCTCCACCCGATTTTGGTATTGCTGATGCTGCCTTTCGATTCTCCAGGGATCACATTAAAGCAATTCTCATGGTAAGTTTCCAAAATTTCaaagaattttctaaaaattcaattaatgaattaatgtttttattttgaatatgaaaatttaactcttttttcattaaaaattttcattgtaaaaccaaaggaaaggaaaatgattattgaaatattatttgattttatatatacatatttataaTTTGCTTTTCAGTATTACTGTATTAATTAAAATGCGTTTGATGAACTATTTTACTGACTTTTACATAAGCTTTTCAATGCACCATGTGACATGTAGGCTGTGGTTTAAGCATATAAAAAAACATGGCGCATGAAAGGAAAATTTCAAATGTTTATTccttttagaaattttttaatcACTTATGTAGGGTGTATTTCAAATCAAACAAAACAACTGTATTATGTAGACCCATTaagatttctaaaattttattatttagtattattataaaaaaacttattaattagttgattaaatttaaaaaatatataaaatattatttaagtattttaatatttaatccatgagatgtaaaaaaaaattattagttaactcattaattttgtaaaaatatatattaattagtcaccctttattaaaaatatgttaaactattttatactataatattTAATCGTTAGACtaattattagattttaaaaaatttttaaaatattttaatataatttttaaatcggTGAATTTCTCTATAATAAAAAcactaaatagtaattattttttaagattttgCCTACTAAATATATGATTTATATATCAGCCAAGTACAATACTACTTAAAACGTAAAATTTTTTCACCCTCCGTTTAGAATAaagatttcataaaaattaaattcaattgattttttttaataattattttatttggaatgaaagaattaaaattttttatttactctcttaatttttgaaaaatatattaaaacattcttaatattttaaaaaatttattaattagttcttttattaattttaattattaaatattctaATAAAAGTCTAAAATATCCTCGATAAAAagtgattaattagtaaattttctaCCAATCAACTTTTTTCTAaactacaaaaattaaataataaaaaactgaatgattaaaa
Encoded proteins:
- the LOC110627161 gene encoding cytochrome P450 71B10; the protein is MAPSVPFWPLPLLLFVPLLFIWKRKLHDKRRRSKNLPPGPPRLPFIGNLHQLGAIPHYSLWQLSKKYGPVMFLKLGRVPSVVISSAEAAKEVLKTHDLYTCSRPFSASTQKLSYNYLDVGFSPYGDYWRKMRKICVLELFSAKRVQSFQFVREEEVASLIDSITKSASTATPVNLSEKCMALTANITCRAAFGRSFQERGFAHERFHEVIREGMALLGCLSAAEFFPYVGWIVDKITNLHGRLERTFQELDGFYRKVIDDHVEKGRDESGQEDIVDVLLELERSPPDFGIADAAFRFSRDHIKAILMNIFLGGVDTGAITLIWAMTELIRHPTVMRKAQEEIRTCMGDKTKVTESDIDKLGYLKMVLKETLRLHPLGQLVRETMSKFSINGYVIEPKTLIQVNVFAIGRDPKVWRNPEEFIPERFIDNQYDFNGQSYEFLPFGAGRRSCPGMAMGLALVELALANLLFCFDWKLPCNMKKEDVNMDEAPGIVTGKKEALLLLPVKYPHACM